Part of the Aquamicrobium lusatiense genome is shown below.
CGCAAGGCGGCGCGCAACTTCTCGCCGCTGATGGCGATGGCGGCCGCCACCACAATCGTTCAGGCATCGAAGATCGTCGCTGCCGGCCAGATCGAGCCCGAACATGTGGTGACGCCCGGCATTTTCGTCGACCGTGTCGTCGAGGTTCGGGATGCGGCTCAGGAAGAAGCGCTGATCCGCGCGGGAGTGGAATACGCATGACCACCAAGCTCACCAACGCCCAGATCGCCTGGCGCGCGGCGCAGGACATTGAGGACGGGGCCTATGTCAATCTCGGCATCGGCTTTCCCGAAATGGTCGCCAAGTTCCAGCCGCCCGGCAAACAGGCGATCTTCCACACCGAAAACGGCATCCTCAATTTCGGCAGGTCTCCGCCGGAAGGCGAGGAGGACTGGGATCTCATCAATGCCGGCAAGAAGGCGGTGACGCTGAACCCCGGCGCGTCCTTCTTCCACCATGCCGACAGCTTCGCCATGGTGCGCGGCGGCCATCTCGATGTCGCGATCCTCGGTGCTTACGAAGTTGCCGAGACCGGCGACCTCGCCAACTGGAGCACCGGGCCGAAGGGCGTGCCGGCTGTCGGCGGGGCCATGGACCTCGTGCATGGCGCGAAGCGCGTGGCCGTCATCACCGATCACGTCACAAAGGACGGACGCCCGAAACTGGTCAAATCCTGCGGCCTGCCGCTCACCGGCGTCGGCTGCGTGACGCGCGTCTACACCAGCCTTGCCGTCATCGACATCGTTGCACAGCGCTTCGTTGTGCGCGAAAAGCTGGCAGCCATCAGTCTTGACGAACTGCAGGGGCTCACAGGAGCCGGACTGGTCGTCGAGGGGACCATTGCCGATCTTTCTGTTCCGGAGCTCTGACATGCCTGAAGCCTATATCTGCGACTATATCCGCACGCCGATCGGGCGTTTTGGCGGTTCGCTGTCGTCGGTGCGCGCCGACGATCTTGGTGCCGTGCCGCTGAAGGCGCTGATGGAGCGCAATGCCTCCGTCGACTGGGAAGCGGTCGATGACGTGCTCTATGGCTGCGCCAATCAGGCCGGCGAGGACAATCGCAACGTGGCGCGCATGGCGCTTCTGCTGGCAGGCCTGCCGGATGTGGTGCCCGGCGCCACCATCAACCGCCTGTGCGGCTCGGGCATGGATGCGGTGATGAGTGCCGCCCGCGCCATCAGGGCCGGCGAGGCCGAACTGATGATCGCCGGCGGCGTGGAATCGATGAGCCGCGCGCCCTTCGTCATGCCCAAGGCCGAGACGGCGTTTTCGCGTTCCGCGGAAATCCACGACACCACCATCGGCTGGCGCTTCATCAACCCGCTGATGAAGAAGCAGTATGGCGTGGATTCCATGCCGGAGACGGCCGAGAACGTGGCCGCCGATTTCGGCATCAGCCGCGCCGATCAGGACGCCTTTGCCGTGGGCAGTCAGGACAAGGCGGTTGCTGCACAGGAGAACGGACGCCTCGCGCAGGAAATCGTGCCGGTGACGATCCCGCAGCGCAAGGGCGATGCGGTGGTGGTCTCGAAGGACGAGCATCCGCGCGCCGGCACCACGGTGGACACGCTGGCCAGGCTGGCGACGCCATTCAAAAAGGAAGGCGGCACGGTGACCGCCGGCAATGCGTCGGGCGTCAATGACGGTGCTGCCGCCCTCATCATCGCCTCGGAAGCGGCGGCGAGGAAATATGGCCTGACCCCTATCGCCCGTGTGCTGGGCGGGGCGAGCGCCGGCGTTGCGCCGCGCATCATGGGCATTGGCCCGGCACCGGCCACGCAGAAGCTGTGCGCACGGCTTGGCCTCGCACCCTCTGCCTTCGATGTGATCGAGCTCAACGAGGCCTTTGCCGCACAGGGCCTTGCGGTTCTGCGCGAACTGGGCATCGCCGACGATGCCGCTCAGGTGAACCCGAATGGCGGGGCGATTGCGCTTGGCCATCCGCTTGGCATGTCGGGCGCGCGCATCACCGGCACCGCGGCACTTGAACTGAAGCTACGCGGCGGCAGGCTGGCGCTCGCCACCATGTGCATCGGCGTCGGACAGGGCATCGCCATCGCCGTCGAGGCCATGTGAGGCGGTTGCACACTTGCTGAAATGAAAACGGCGGGGATTTTCCCCGCCGTTTTGTATTTAAGAAAGCTTTTTAAGCGCCGAGCCCACGGTCGATCAGCCGGGCGAGGCGCTGCGAAAACGCTTTGGCGTCAAGCGGGCGGTCCCCGTCCAGAACGCGGGCCTCGTCATAGAGCAGATGCGCCACGTCGCTGCGGAAATCCGGCTCGGCTTCGCCGAGTTTCGCAAGTGCCGCAATGCGCGGATGGCGCGGATTGACCTCAAGGATCGGCTTCGAGGCTTTGTCCAGACGGCCCGCCGCGCTGAGCAGCCGCTCGAATTGCCGGTCGAGCGCATTCTCCGGCGCGACGAGGCAGACGGCGCTCTCCGTCAGGCGCTCGGAGGCGCGCACATCCGACACGTCATCACCCAGCGTTTCCTTCACGAAAGCGAGGAAACCATCGACTTCGGCGGGCGTTTCCGGCTTGTCCTTCGCTTCCGCTTCGGTCAGCGGAATCTCCGCCAGATCGGCACCGCCCTGCGTGACCGATTTGAATGGCTTGCCGTCGAAATCCGGTGCGTTGGCGGTCCAGAAGGCGTCGATCGGATCGGTCAGCAGCAGCACCTCGATGCCGCGTGCCGTGAAACCTTCGAGCTGCGGGGAGCCTTCGAGGCGGGCGCGGTCGTCGCCGGTCATGAAGTAGATGGCCTTCTGGCCTTCCTTCATGGCCGCGACATAATCGGCCAGATTGCGGGTCTCGTCGCCCGATGCGGTCGAGGTGAAGCGCACCAGCTTCAGGATCTGCTCGCGGCGCTCGAAGTCCTCGTAGAGCCCTTCCTTGATGACCGCGCCGAAATTCTCCCAGATCTTGCCATAAGCCTCGGCATCGTTCTCGGCCATTTTGGCGAGATCGTTGAGAACGCGATTGGTCACACCCTTGCGAATAGCAGCCAGAAGCGGGTTTTTCTGGATCATCTCGCGCGAGATGTTGAGCGGCAGATCGGCGGAATCGACGATGCCCCGCACGAAGCGCAGATAGCGCGGCACCAGTTCGGCGTCATCGGTGATGAAGACGCGCCGCACATAGAGCTTCATGTGGCCGCTGCGGTCCGGATCGAACAGGTCGAAGGGACGCGAGCCCGGAATGAAGGCCAGCACATTGTATTCCTGACGCCCCTCGGCGCGGAAATGGATCGTGGCGGCGGGCTCGTCATACTGGCCGGCAACGCTGCGGTAGAAATCGGTGTATTCTTCCGTGCTGATGTCGTTCTTCGACTTTACCCAAAGCGCTGTGCCGTCGGCGATTTCGCGCGGCTCCGCGTCCGGCTTCTCCACCAGCGAGACAGGCACCGGCACGTGGCCGGAATGCGAACGCACGAGCTGTTCCAAACGATAGGCCTCGGTAAAGGTGACTGCGTCTTCCATCAGGTGCAGGATGACGCGGGTGCCGCGCTGCGGGGCGTCTTCAAGCGATGCCGGGCCTACCGAGTAAGCGCCCTTGCCATCGGAGGCCCAGCGCCATGCCTCGTCCGATCCGGCCGGACGCGATACGACCTCGACTTTCTCGGCCACCATGAAGGCGGAGTAGAAGCCCACGCCGAACTGGCCGACCAGCTCGGCCTTCTCGCCGCCCTTAGCCGCCTCCAGCCGTTCCATGAAGGCGCGGGTGCCCGAGCGGGCGATGGTGCCCAGAGCCTCGGTCATCTCCGCGCCATTCATGCCGATGCCGTTGTCCTCGATGCTGAGGCGCCTTTTGTCGGCATCCGCAACAATGGTGATGCGCGGCCTGGGATCGTCGCCCAGCAGCTCGGGCCGTGCGATGGACTCATAGCGCAACTTCTCGCAGGCGTCGGCGGCGTTGGAGATCAGTTCGCGCAGGAACACCTCGCGCTCGGAATAGACCGAGTGCACCATCATGTGCAGCAGCCGGGCGACATCGGCCTCGAAGCTTTTGGTTTCCATATCGGGTGTGGTCGTCGTCATGTCGGATTGCCCCTGAATTATCCGCTCTGAATTATCCGGCTCCCAGATGGCGGCACGGGAACGCATTTTCAAGCCTTGAAAGCGATGACCTGCTTTCCATGAAAAAGGCGGGCGAAAATGGATTCGCCCGCCTTCCCCTCATATGTCGAGCTGTTCTTACAGGGCGCGGTCGTCGTCGCCTTCCTTCACGCGGGTCGGCAGGCCGATCTTGCCCAGAAGATTGAGGAACGGGCGCGGCGGCAGTTCCTCCACATTCGCCATCTTCTTCACGTCCCATTCGCCGGAGGCGACCAGAAGTGCGGCTGCAACTGCCGGAACACCGGCGGTGTAGGAAATGCCCTGCGCACCGACTTCCTCGTAGGCTTCCTTATGGTCGGCGACGTTGTAGATGAAGACTTCGCGTTCCTTGCCGTCCTTCACGCCCTTCACCAGATCGCCGATGCAGGTCTTGCCGGTGTAGTCGGGAGCCAGCGAGCCTGGATCAGGCAGCACCGCCTTGACCACTTTGAGCGGCACCACTTCGAGCCCTTCCGCCGTTTTCACCGGCTTCTCGGATAGCAGGCCCAGATTGTTCAGCACGGTGAAGACGTTGATGTAGTGATCGCCGAAGCCCATCCAGAAGCGCACATTCGGCACCTTCAGGATCTGCGAGATCGAATGCACTTCGTCATGGCCGGTCATATAGGCCTTCTGCGTGCCGACGACGGGCAGGTCCCATTCCTTGCCGATCTCGAACATCTTGTTCTCGGTCCACTTGCTGTCCTGCCAGGACCACACGCGGCCGGTGAACTCGCGGAAGTTGATCTCGGGGTCGAAATTGGTCGCGAACCAGCGGCCATGGCTGCCGGCGTTGATGTCGATGATGTCGATCGAATCGATGCGGTCGAAATAGTCGTCATAGGCAAGCTTTGCATAGGCGTTGACCACCCCCGGATCGAAGCCGGCGCCGAGAATGACTGTTACGCCGGCCTTCTCGGCCTCCTCGCGACGCTTCCACTCGTAGTTCGCGTACCATGGTGGCGTCTCGCACACCTTGGCCGGATCTTCGTGGATGGCGGTGTCGATATAGGCAGCACCCGTGTCGATGCAGGCAGACATGACCGACATGTTGAGGAAGGCGGAGCCGACATTGATGACGATCTTCGCGTCGGTCTTTTTGATAAGGGCCTTGGTCGCCTCGACATCGAAAGCGTCGAGCTGGTGCGCCTCGAACACGCCTTCGGCCTTCATGGCCTTCTTTTCCCGGACGGAGTCCACGATGGACTGGCACTTCGCAAGAGTGCGCGAGGCGATATGCAGATCGCCGAGCACATCGTTGTTCTGCGCGCACTTATGCGCCACGACCTGCGCCACGCCGCCGGCGCCGATGATGAGCACGTTTTTATTCATTCCGGGGGATGTTTCCTTATCGCTGGAGGGAAAGTGCAGGCCTTATGAGAGGCTCTGCTCGTAATCCGCGAATCCGAATTCGCGGACGGTCCTGACCGATCCGTCCAGTTCACGGATCGCGATTGCCGGCATGTTGACGCCGTTGAACCAGTTTTTCTTGACCATGGTGTAGCCGGCCGCATCCTGAATGGAGATACGGTCGCCGGGCTTCAGATCTGTCGGGAAATCGAACTCGCCGAATATATCGCCGGCAAGGCACGATTTGCCGCAGACCATATAGCGGTGCGGACCTTCATTCGGCGCCACCTTGGCGGTCTCACGATAGATCAGCAGGTCGAGCATATGCGCTTCGATCGACGAATCCACGATGGCGAGCTGCTTGCCGTTGAACAGCGTGTCGAGAACGCTCACCTCCAGCGTGGTGCTTCTGGTGATAGCGGCCTCGCCCGGCTCCAGATAGACCTGCACCCCGAAGCGTTCGGAAAATGCCCGGAGGCGTTCGCAGAAGGCGTCGAGCGGATAGTTGTCGCCGGTGAAATGAATGCCGCCGCCGAGGCTCACCCATTCGGCCTTTGCGAGCAGCGACCCGAAGTTCTCCTCGATCTGCGACAGCATCTTGTCGAACAGGGAAAAGTCCGAATTCTCGCAATTGTTGTGGATCATGAAGCCGCTGATACGGTCTATGACCTTCTCGACCTCCGCCGCATCCCATTCGCCCAGCCGGCTGAACGGGCGGGCCGGATCGGCGAGATCGAAGGAGGATGACGAAATGCCGGGATTGAGCCGCAGGCCGCGCGCAATGTTGCCGGCGCGATCCCCGAACCGCTCAAGCTGGCCGATGGTGTTGAAGATGATTTTGTCGGCGTGGGAGACGACATCGTCGATCTCGTAATCGGCATAGGCTACGGAATATGCATGCGTTTCGCCGCCGAATTTCTCGCGGCCAAGCCGTACTTCGTAGAGCGAGGAGGAAGTCGTGCCGTCCATGTACTGGCGCATGAAGTCGAACACCGACCAGGTGGCGAAGCATTTCAGCGCCAGCAGGGCTTTTGCCCCAGATTTTTCGCGCACATAGGCGATCTTTTCCATGTTGCGGAGAAGATTTGCCTTGTCGATCAGGTAGTAGGGGGTCTGAAGGGTCATTCGGCCTGCTCGCGAAATTCTCCCGGATAAGGAGATTTCAAACTTCGGATTTCGGGGAAACGCTTTTTGAAACCTTGTCCGCGGCTCCAGGCGGATTGTTTCAGATTCGTTTGAAAGGAAAATGACGACCCGGCGACGCTTGATCATCAGCGTCCGGGCAATGCGCCCGCTTACCTCGCGGGCTCCAGTCTGGGTCTCAGGGTCGTCTTCATGCCGCGGAAGTTAATGGACCCCCCCCTTAAGTTCAAGTGACATCTTCACGACACGGCCCTGCTTGACAAAACGCCAATATGATCCAAGCTATTAAGCATGAGTATTTCGTGGGCCCATATCATGTTTCGGTGTCATCCCTTGATGGGATGCTGACCCGGCTCGGGCCGTCCCCCCGAGTCCGGGGGCATTCCATCTTTGAAATCCAGCGGTGCAGGACAGCACCAGAACCTTCAACCGGAAGGCCCTGAGGCGACACCTTCGGGCTCAACACACCGCCCGTGCGGGCGGCAGAGCGAAGCAGAAAACGCCATGCGCAAACCGAGCATCATCATCAGCAAGGCCGACCACGATCGGCTGACCACCCTTGCCAACGGCCTTCTTGAGAGGAAGCCGGAAATGGCCGACGCCCTGCTCAACGAGCTGGAGCGCGCCAAGGTGGCCGCCTCGGGCAATGCGCTGCAAAACACCGTGCAGATGGGCGCGACCGTCGATTACGAATCAGATGACGGCAACAAGCGCCGCGTCACGCTGGTTTATCCGGCCGATGCCGATATCGCACAGGGCAAGGTCTCGATCCTCACGCCGATCGGCACGGCGCTGCTGGGCCTCAAGGTCGGTCAGTCCATCGACTGGACCGCCAATGACGGCCGCACGCATCGCCTCACCATCACCTCGGTGGAAGACGTCGTCGAAGCTTCGTGAGGCGGATGTGCCGGCGCGCGCTGTCCTGCCTGATCAGCCCGAAATGATTGTTCGCGGCAGCCTTGTTGCCGGCGCTCCACACAGATTTTTCCATCACGCGGGGTGCCTGATCGCAGGCCTCTGACCCCTGATGCGACGGCTCGCATCAGGGGAATGATCCATAAAGCCATAACGGACTGGCGTCGGAACGGCTTACCCGTTCCTGCGGGAGATTTGCCATGGTGACGGAGCCTCATTTCCAACTCACAACAGGGGACCACACGACCCTCCAGGCGATTCTGGAACGGCACAACGGCCCCTATGATGCGTTCATGTCGCTGCTTGAACGCAAGGTGCGCGAAAGCACCATCTATTTCCGCGACGATATCCCGTCGAACGTGGTGACGATCGGCACACGGCTGGTCTATGTGGTTGATCAGACAACCCGTGGTCCACGCGAAATCGTTGCAGGCGAGGCAGAGGAAGGAGCGGGTGTTCTTTCCATCCGCACGCTGCACGGTCTCGCGCTGCTTGGTCTTTCAGTCGGCTCGGCGCTCCGGGTTCCGGCCGAAAACGGCGGTGTCGAACTGGTTCAGGTTCGCGAGATCCTGTCGCAGCCGGAGGCGCAGGCGCGGGCGGCCGGCTCCGTCAGGAAGGTGGTGGCCTTCCGGCCCCGGAGCATGGCCACGCCTGTCGCCTTCGATCCGGATGACGATCCCGGCCCGAGCGCTGCCTGACAAATAAGCTGGGCCCCGCGGGTCAGGCGCTGCACTGTCCGGCGGCCACGGCCTCGATGCGCTCCATGCCGCCGACGCGTTCGGCGAAGCTTTCCCACACCGCCCGTGCCGGAGCTTCCCACGCAGCCTGGTCGGTGACGTCATGAAGGACGGCTCCGCCGTCTTCGGCAACCTTCACCGACGCCTTTTCGTCGGCCGCCATCAGCGTGTTGAAATGGCGCGCGCCCTCGACGGCGGCCTTTTGCAGGACGGAGCGGGTTTCTTCGTCCTGTCCCGACCAGAAGCGGCCGGAGAAGATCACGGCGCCCGCCGCGTGAATGTGGCCGGTCAGCGTGACCTGCGGCACGACCTCGTAAAGGCGAAAGCCGGCATAGGCGGACAAGGTCAGGTCCATGGCGTCGACATGGCCCGTGGACAGCGCGTTGTAGGTTTCGGTGATCGGCAGCGCGATCGGATGCGCGCCGAAACTTTCCCACAATTGCGCATGCAGCGGGCTCTGGATGACCCGGATGCGCTTGCCCTTCACATCTTCCGGTGACAGCAGGGGCTCGCGCGCCAGCAGATGGCGTGCGCCGTAATTGATGAAGGCGGGCGCGACGATGCCTTCCTTTTCCAGCCTCTCGCCAAGGTCATCTCCACACGCGCCCTCCAGCGCGGCTTCGAGATGAGCGGCATCGCGGAAGAGGAACGGCAGGTCGAAAAGCTGCGTTTCCGGCACCCATGTAGACAAGTTGGAGAGCGTCGACAGGCTGGCCTGAATGGAGCCGAGGCGGATGCCTTCCGCAACCTCCTTCTCGCCGCCGAGTGCTGCGTTCGGCACGATGTTGAAGGCGAAGCGCCCCGGCAATTCGCGCTCCACCGTCTCGGCTATGTGCCTCCACACCAGCGTTTCGGGTTTGTCGTCGCCCAGCAGCGAGGCGGCGACGACGGGCGTTGCGGCGTGGGAACGCCTCAGCGTCGGCATGGCAAGCGGCATTGCGGCAAGTCCGGTAAGGAAGGTGCGGCGATTGGTTTGCATGGTTCTGGTCCTTGATCAGGGGCTAAGGAAAGCGGCGTGGGCGGCGATGCCCATGCTGATGCACAGCAGCGCCAGGAGCAGCGCGGCGAGATAGGGCCGGGTGGCGGAGAACAGGCGGGTCGCCGGCACGCCGGTGGCGGCACTTGTGACCTGCACCAGTATGCCGACCGGCGGCGTCAGCCCGCCGATCATCAGGTTGACGACCACAACGACGCCGAATGCGACCGGATCGATTCCGACCGCGGCAGCGACAGGCAGCAGGATCGGCGAGAACAGCAATATGGCGGCGCCGATGTCGAGCACGAGGCCGACGCCGAGCAGGATGAGATTGGCGGCGATCATGACCATGAACGGATTTTCGCCGAAGGACCGGGCAAGGCCGGTAGCCCATGGGCCGATGCCGTCTATGGCCAGCAGGAAGGCGAGCGGGGTGGCGGCCCCGATCAGCATGGTGATGGCGGCGGTTTCGACGCCTGCTTGTTGAAGGGCAGGGAAGATGCCAGCGCGGCTGTGCCGGCCGCACAGGGCCAGCACCAGTGTATAGGCGGCCGCCAGCGCCGCCGCCTCGGTGGGGCTGACAATGCCGAAACGGATGCCGGCAACCACGATCAGCCCCAGCCCGAAAACCGGTACGGCCCGCAACGCCAGCCGCGCGCGCGAAGCTTGCGGTTCGCTGGCAGTGGGGACCGCGATGACGGCCCTGAAATGGATGGCCACGGCCAGCGCCGCCGCCAGCGCAAGCCCGGCGAAAAGGCCCCCTGTCAGCAGGGGGCCGACCGGCAGGTTGGTGGCCGCGGCCAGGATCAGGAATGCGATGGAGGGCGGGATGATGTTGTCGAGAACGGCGGTTGAGGCGATGATCGCACCGGCGCGTTCGGGCGTATAGCCGGCTGCGGTCAGCGGTTTCATGAAGGTCTTGGAACTGAACGCCGCATTGGCGATGGAGGACCCGGATACGCCGGAGAACAGCACGCTGGTGAGAAGCACGGTCTGGCCAAGCCCGGCGCGGCGCCTGCCGACCATGGCGGCGGCGAAGCGCACCAGATCGCCGGCAGCGCCCGAGATGGTCAGCAAGCCGCCGGCCAGCAGGAAGAAGGGAATGGCGAGCAGCAGATAGCGGCCGATGCCGCCAAGCAACGACAGGGCCAGAGCCGGTTCGACCAGCATGCTGCCGAAGGCGAGCGCGGCATAGCCGGCGAGCACGAAGGCATGGACAAGCGGCGCGCCGACAAGGATGCCGATGCCGATCACCATGAGGGCTGCAAGGCTGGGCGAAAGCAGGGATGAGGACAGCCCGGCGGCAATCGGCACGAGCATCAGCGCCGCAACCGTGCCGGCGGCAAGCAGAAGCCCCATGCGCCGCGCGCCGGCCAGAACCAGCATCCGCATCGCGATACCGGCAGCACCGGCAAGCCCCAGCGCTGCCGGGCGCATCCATTCGCCCAGCCCGAGCAGGGCGGAATGCCCGCCCACGTCCAGAGCGGCTTTCGTTCCGGCAATGGTCAGCACGCCGCAGGCGGCAAGGGTAAAGGCTTCCGCAAGTGTTTCGCGCAAGGCGGCCCATCTGCTTTTGCGGCCATGGGCGAAAAGCTCGATGCGCATCGCCAGCGCGCCATCGGCGATCATCGGAAAGCCCAGGCAGGCGAGAAGCAGCAGCAGCCACACCATGGCTTCCTCGATGCCGAGAAAGCCCGAACCCAGCAGATAGCGCTGCAGGGTCGTTGCCGTCACCGCCGCCAGCATCAGGGCAAGCACCACGCCGCAGGCGCGCGCCAGCGCGCGCTGCAAAACGGCTGCCCAATGGCCGGCGCGGGTCATCCTATCTCCACCAGCGATAGAAATGATGTACCGGGCCGCTGCCCTTGCCGATGGCGAGGCCCGCCCCGGCCTGCAGGGCTTGGTGCAGGTAATCCCTTGCCTGCGCGACGGCTTCGGCAAGCGGCAGGCCGCGCGCCAGCCCGGCGGCGATTGCCGCCGAGAGCGTGCAGCCGGTGCCGTGCGTGTTGGGCGTATCGATGCGCGGGCGCGAAAGCCGGGTCAGGGAGGAGCCGTCGAGCAAAAGGTCGGTGCTTTCCGGTCCCGTGCCGTGCCCGCCCTTGATCAGGACAGTGCTTGCTCCTGTCTTCAGCAGGATCTCCGCCTGCGCGATCATCTGCGCCTCGTCTTCCGCCACGGGCCTGCCGCTGAGCAGGGCAGCCTCGGGCAGGTTGGGCGTGACGATGATGGCCTGCGGCAGCAACTCGCTGAGCAGCGCCTCGATGGCGTCGGCCTGAAACAGACGGTCGCCGGAAGTGGCGACCATCACCGGATCGAGCACTGGCCGCACCTTGTGGCGGCGCAGGGCGCTGGCGATGGCCATGATCGTATCGATGCGCGAGACCATGCCGATCTTGGCGGCGCCGATCTCCATGTCCTCGTAGAGCGCGTCGATCTGGCCGGCGACGATGCCCGGGCTGATGTCCTCGACGTCGCGCACGCCTTGCGTGTTCTGCACGGTGATCGCGGTGATGGCGCTGGTGCCGAAGACGCCGAGCGCCGAGAAGGTTTTGAGGTCGGCCTGTATGCCGGCCCCGCCGCCGCTGTCCGAGCCGGCAATGGTGAGTGCGATGGCTGTCATGGCCGACCTCCGGCATTGTCTCCGGCGCTGTCCACGGCCGCCCGCAGTTCGCGGGTGGCGGCGGCAATGTCAGCGGCGCGGAAAATGGCCGAGATCACCGCCACGCCCGATGCGCCTGCCCGCACCACTTCGCCGGCGCGTGCCGTGTCGATGCCGGCAATCGCGCCGACCGGCAGTTCGGGTTTCGCTGCGCGGATGCGTGCGCGCAGGGCACGAAATCCTTCGAGCCCGACCGGCGCATCCGGGTTCTTCTTGGAAAGCGTCTCGAACACGCCGCCGATGCAGGCATAGTCGATGGGAGCGGCGATGGCCGCATCGGCATCCGCCTCGTTCTTCACGGTGAGGCCGATGATGGCATCGGGGCCGAGCAGGCGGCGCGCGGTTTCGGACGGCATGTCGTCGCGGCCGATGTGGATGCCGCCCGCACCCGCCGCAAGGGCGACGTCCACACGGTCGTTCACCACCAGCGGCACACCGGTTCCGGAAAGCGCTGCACGGATCGCTTCCGCCTCTGCAATCATCTCCCGCGTCGAGGCTTCCTTGTCGCGGTACTGGATGATGGTGGCGCCATTGCGCGCGGCGATGCCGGCCATTTCAGCCAGATTGCCGAGCGGGCGCAGCGCGCCGTCGATGATGGCGTTCAGCCTGTAGTCAACCCTGTTCATGATCTGCCTTTGCAAATGAAAGAATGTGAGCGCCTTCGAGATTGGCCAGCGCGTCGAGAAGGGCAGGCTCGAAGCTGCCCGGCCCGGCAGCCGCCGTGCCCGCCATCTCGGCTGCCACACCGAAGGCAAGCATGGCCGCGCATGCGGCCAGATAGGGATCGGGCTCGATGGCGAGGAAGGCGGCGATGACGGCACCGGAAAGGCAGCCGGTTCCTGTCACCAATGCAGTCAGCGGATGGCCGTTGACCACCGAGAACGCCGAACCATTGTACGCGATGCGGTCCTGTCTGCCGGTTCGTACCGCCACCACTCCGGCCGGCACGGAAAGCAAGTCGAATTCGGCCGCATTGGCGCGCAGCACTGCGGGGCCACGCGTTAGCAGGTCCTGCGCGAAGGCGGCGCGCGGCGGCGAGTAGTCGCAATGGGAGGGGTCGAGCGTCCATGGCCGGCCCTGCTTCGCGGCAACATCCACCGCGATGCCGATGGCCTCGCGGCACTGAGCATCCAGCGTGCCGAGATTGACCAGCAGCGCGTCCGCCTTGGCAACAAAATGGCCCACCTCCTCGGGCGAGGAGGTCATGGAG
Proteins encoded:
- a CDS encoding 3-oxoacid CoA-transferase subunit B, whose product is MTTKLTNAQIAWRAAQDIEDGAYVNLGIGFPEMVAKFQPPGKQAIFHTENGILNFGRSPPEGEEDWDLINAGKKAVTLNPGASFFHHADSFAMVRGGHLDVAILGAYEVAETGDLANWSTGPKGVPAVGGAMDLVHGAKRVAVITDHVTKDGRPKLVKSCGLPLTGVGCVTRVYTSLAVIDIVAQRFVVREKLAAISLDELQGLTGAGLVVEGTIADLSVPEL
- the pcaF gene encoding 3-oxoadipyl-CoA thiolase — its product is MPEAYICDYIRTPIGRFGGSLSSVRADDLGAVPLKALMERNASVDWEAVDDVLYGCANQAGEDNRNVARMALLLAGLPDVVPGATINRLCGSGMDAVMSAARAIRAGEAELMIAGGVESMSRAPFVMPKAETAFSRSAEIHDTTIGWRFINPLMKKQYGVDSMPETAENVAADFGISRADQDAFAVGSQDKAVAAQENGRLAQEIVPVTIPQRKGDAVVVSKDEHPRAGTTVDTLARLATPFKKEGGTVTAGNASGVNDGAAALIIASEAAARKYGLTPIARVLGGASAGVAPRIMGIGPAPATQKLCARLGLAPSAFDVIELNEAFAAQGLAVLRELGIADDAAQVNPNGGAIALGHPLGMSGARITGTAALELKLRGGRLALATMCIGVGQGIAIAVEAM
- the htpG gene encoding molecular chaperone HtpG codes for the protein MTTTTPDMETKSFEADVARLLHMMVHSVYSEREVFLRELISNAADACEKLRYESIARPELLGDDPRPRITIVADADKRRLSIEDNGIGMNGAEMTEALGTIARSGTRAFMERLEAAKGGEKAELVGQFGVGFYSAFMVAEKVEVVSRPAGSDEAWRWASDGKGAYSVGPASLEDAPQRGTRVILHLMEDAVTFTEAYRLEQLVRSHSGHVPVPVSLVEKPDAEPREIADGTALWVKSKNDISTEEYTDFYRSVAGQYDEPAATIHFRAEGRQEYNVLAFIPGSRPFDLFDPDRSGHMKLYVRRVFITDDAELVPRYLRFVRGIVDSADLPLNISREMIQKNPLLAAIRKGVTNRVLNDLAKMAENDAEAYGKIWENFGAVIKEGLYEDFERREQILKLVRFTSTASGDETRNLADYVAAMKEGQKAIYFMTGDDRARLEGSPQLEGFTARGIEVLLLTDPIDAFWTANAPDFDGKPFKSVTQGGADLAEIPLTEAEAKDKPETPAEVDGFLAFVKETLGDDVSDVRASERLTESAVCLVAPENALDRQFERLLSAAGRLDKASKPILEVNPRHPRIAALAKLGEAEPDFRSDVAHLLYDEARVLDGDRPLDAKAFSQRLARLIDRGLGA
- a CDS encoding saccharopine dehydrogenase family protein, whose product is MNKNVLIIGAGGVAQVVAHKCAQNNDVLGDLHIASRTLAKCQSIVDSVREKKAMKAEGVFEAHQLDAFDVEATKALIKKTDAKIVINVGSAFLNMSVMSACIDTGAAYIDTAIHEDPAKVCETPPWYANYEWKRREEAEKAGVTVILGAGFDPGVVNAYAKLAYDDYFDRIDSIDIIDINAGSHGRWFATNFDPEINFREFTGRVWSWQDSKWTENKMFEIGKEWDLPVVGTQKAYMTGHDEVHSISQILKVPNVRFWMGFGDHYINVFTVLNNLGLLSEKPVKTAEGLEVVPLKVVKAVLPDPGSLAPDYTGKTCIGDLVKGVKDGKEREVFIYNVADHKEAYEEVGAQGISYTAGVPAVAAALLVASGEWDVKKMANVEELPPRPFLNLLGKIGLPTRVKEGDDDRAL
- a CDS encoding carboxynorspermidine decarboxylase translates to MTLQTPYYLIDKANLLRNMEKIAYVREKSGAKALLALKCFATWSVFDFMRQYMDGTTSSSLYEVRLGREKFGGETHAYSVAYADYEIDDVVSHADKIIFNTIGQLERFGDRAGNIARGLRLNPGISSSSFDLADPARPFSRLGEWDAAEVEKVIDRISGFMIHNNCENSDFSLFDKMLSQIEENFGSLLAKAEWVSLGGGIHFTGDNYPLDAFCERLRAFSERFGVQVYLEPGEAAITRSTTLEVSVLDTLFNGKQLAIVDSSIEAHMLDLLIYRETAKVAPNEGPHRYMVCGKSCLAGDIFGEFDFPTDLKPGDRISIQDAAGYTMVKKNWFNGVNMPAIAIRELDGSVRTVREFGFADYEQSLS
- the rnk gene encoding nucleoside diphosphate kinase regulator: MRKPSIIISKADHDRLTTLANGLLERKPEMADALLNELERAKVAASGNALQNTVQMGATVDYESDDGNKRRVTLVYPADADIAQGKVSILTPIGTALLGLKVGQSIDWTANDGRTHRLTITSVEDVVEAS
- a CDS encoding nucleoside-diphosphate kinase, encoding MVTEPHFQLTTGDHTTLQAILERHNGPYDAFMSLLERKVRESTIYFRDDIPSNVVTIGTRLVYVVDQTTRGPREIVAGEAEEGAGVLSIRTLHGLALLGLSVGSALRVPAENGGVELVQVREILSQPEAQARAAGSVRKVVAFRPRSMATPVAFDPDDDPGPSAA